The genomic DNA TGTGAGGCCACCATCGGGTAGCCCGATCCGGCCATCAGCACGTGCAGGCATCGTAGGTAGGAGTCGGTGACCTGTACCGCGTCGCGGTAGGCCACCGAGGCGGGTTCGTCGTAGGCACCCTTGCACAGCCTGATCCGGGCTCCCGAGGCGGCGAAATCGCGGCAGTCGTCCTCGGTCCGGTGCAGGTAGGCCTGCAGAACCGTTCCCAGCCAGTCGAACTCGGTGCGCAGGTCACGCACGATCGACAGGGTCGAGTCGGTGGTGGTGTGGTCCTCGGCGTCCACGGTCACCCACGCCCCGACGTCGCGGGCCTTGGCGCAGATGGTGTGCGCGTTCTCGTAGGCGATCTTCTCGCCGTCGCGGGGCAGCGCCTGGCCGAGCGCCGACAGCTTGAGTGACACTTCGAGCGGTCGCACTGCCGCGTCAACGTCGCCGCGGCGTGCCAACCCCTCAAGCAGTGCCAGGTAGGCCTGCACGGTGCGTTCGGCGTCGTCGGTGCTCGTGGTGTCCTCGCCGAGGTAGTCGACGCTGACCAACCGGCCCGAATCTCGCAGCGCACCAACGGTGTCAAGCGCATCGGGCACGGTCTCCCCTGCCACAAAGCGGTCCACCACCTTGCGGGTGATCGGGAGGCGTTCGGCCGTATGACGTAGCCGCGGCGAGTGCGATGCGGCCAGGATCGCCGGACGGGCAACCCGCTGAAACACGCCCATCTCAAGCCTCCATGTGCGGGTAGCGGTGGTTGGTGGCCGGCACGAAGGTCTCCTTGATGGAGCGCGCCGACGTCCAGCGCATCAGGTTCAACGCGGAGCCGGCCTTGTCGTTGGTGCCCGAGGCCCGCGAACCGCCGAACGGCTGTTGGCCGACGACCGCACCGGTCGGCTTGTCGTTGACGTAGAAGTTGCCCGCCGCGTTCCGCAGCCGGTCGGCGGCGGTGAGCACCGCTGCGCGATCGTCGGCGATCACCGCGCCGGTCAGGGCGTAGCGGGCGCCGGTGTCGACGACGTCGAGGATCTTTTCGTACTCGCCATCGGGGTAGACGTGCACGGCCAGGATCGGTCCGAAGTACTCGGTGGAGAAGGCCTCGTCGGTCGGGTCGTCGGAGAGCAGGACTGTGGGCCGCACGAAATATCCTTCGCTGTCGTCATATTCGCCGCCGGCGGCGATGGTGACGCCTGCGGCCCCCTTGGCCCGTTCGATCGCCGCGACGTTCTTGGCGTAGGAGCGGTCGTCGATCACGGCGCCGCCGTAGTTGGTCAAGTCGGTGACATCGCCATATTTCAGTTCCGAAGTGGCCGAGAGAAAATCGTCGCCCATCTGGTGCCATACCGAGCGTGGGATGAAGGCTCGTGAGGCGGCCGAGCATTTCTGCCCCTGGTAGTCGAAGGCACCGCGAATCAGGGCGGTGCGCAGGACATCCGGTCGGGCCGAGGAGTGCGCGACGACGAAGTCCTTGCCGCCGGTCTCGCCCACCAGCCGTGGATAAGTGTGGTAGCGGTCGATATTCGCACCGACTTCACGCCACAGGTGCTGGAAGGTGGCGGTCGATCCGGTGAAGTGGATGCCGGCCAGTCGTGGATCTGCCAGTGCCACATCGGACACCGCGATCCCGTCGCCGGTCACGAGGTTGATCACCCCGGGCGGGAGCCCGGCGGCCTCGAGCAGCTGCATGGTCAGGTAGGCCGCGAAGGTCTGGGTGGGCGAGGGTTTCCACACCACGGTGTTGCCCATCAGCGCGGGCGCGGTGGGCAGGTTGCCGGCAATCGCGGTGAAGTTGAATGGCGTGATGGCGTAGACGAAGCCTTCGAGCGGCCGGTGGTCGGTGCGGTTCCAGACACCGGGGCTGCTGATGGGCTGCTGCGCCAGGATCTGGCGGGCGAACTCGACGTTGAAGCGCCAGAAGTCGATCAGCTCGCAGGGGGCGTCGATCTCGGCCTGGTAGGCGGTCTTGGACTGGCCGAGCATGGTGGCCGCGGCGATCGTCGCCCGCCACGGTCCGGACAGCAGGTCGGCCGCGCGCAGGAACACTGCGGCGCGTTCGTCGAACGGCATCCGGGCCCAGTCGGTCTTGGCGGCCAGTGCGGCGTCGATGGCCGCACTGGCATCGGCGTTTTCGGCGTTGGTCAGGGTGCCCAGCTTCGCGCTGTGGCGATGGGGTTGCACGACGTCGATGCGCGCGCCACCGCCCATCGTGTGCTTGCCGCCGATGACGTGCGGCAGGTCGATCGGGGCGCCGGCAAGCTCGCCGAGCGCGGTGGTGAGCCGGGCGCGTTCCTCTGAGCCCGGTGCGTAGTCGTGAACCGGCTCGTTGGCCGGCGAGGGCACGTCGGTGATGGCATCCATGAGTCAAGAATCCCCGACGTGACCCACGTAACACTTGTCTGATCGGATAAGTCTTACCCCACCTGTCAG from Mycobacterium sp. DL440 includes the following:
- a CDS encoding proline dehydrogenase family protein, encoding MGVFQRVARPAILAASHSPRLRHTAERLPITRKVVDRFVAGETVPDALDTVGALRDSGRLVSVDYLGEDTTSTDDAERTVQAYLALLEGLARRGDVDAAVRPLEVSLKLSALGQALPRDGEKIAYENAHTICAKARDVGAWVTVDAEDHTTTDSTLSIVRDLRTEFDWLGTVLQAYLHRTEDDCRDFAASGARIRLCKGAYDEPASVAYRDAVQVTDSYLRCLHVLMAGSGYPMVASHDPEIIDAVPGLADEFGRGVDGFEYQMLYNIRDAEQRRLAEAGNQVRVYVPFGNEWYGYFVRRLAERPANLMFFLRALAERH
- the pruA gene encoding L-glutamate gamma-semialdehyde dehydrogenase; this encodes MDAITDVPSPANEPVHDYAPGSEERARLTTALGELAGAPIDLPHVIGGKHTMGGGARIDVVQPHRHSAKLGTLTNAENADASAAIDAALAAKTDWARMPFDERAAVFLRAADLLSGPWRATIAAATMLGQSKTAYQAEIDAPCELIDFWRFNVEFARQILAQQPISSPGVWNRTDHRPLEGFVYAITPFNFTAIAGNLPTAPALMGNTVVWKPSPTQTFAAYLTMQLLEAAGLPPGVINLVTGDGIAVSDVALADPRLAGIHFTGSTATFQHLWREVGANIDRYHTYPRLVGETGGKDFVVAHSSARPDVLRTALIRGAFDYQGQKCSAASRAFIPRSVWHQMGDDFLSATSELKYGDVTDLTNYGGAVIDDRSYAKNVAAIERAKGAAGVTIAAGGEYDDSEGYFVRPTVLLSDDPTDEAFSTEYFGPILAVHVYPDGEYEKILDVVDTGARYALTGAVIADDRAAVLTAADRLRNAAGNFYVNDKPTGAVVGQQPFGGSRASGTNDKAGSALNLMRWTSARSIKETFVPATNHRYPHMEA